Genomic segment of Streptomyces lydicus:
ATCGGCGAGCTGGTAGCCGAAGTCAAGGCCGAAGCCCATGGCTGGTGAGGCGGGCGGCGGAACAGGACGTCCACGCAAGGCCGGCCGGCTCAACCGGGGCTGCCAACGAGGCCGGGACGCGACAGCCTTCGCTGCCTCTTGCGGCAGATGAGGGAGGTTCGTCATGCCTCTACTGCTGCCGTCAGGAGTACCTCAAATGCCTCTTTGGAGGTGATCGCGACGTACTGGCTCTGAACCTGCCGCCACCATCGGGCCTCGGCTTCAGCGCTGACGTGCGGCTTACGTGGCAGCGGAGCCGACGGGGTCACCCTGTACTTGCCGAGCGCGAAAGCGGCGAGTGCAGCCCGGATGTAGACGGCCTCGGCTACCGCCTGGGGATTGGGCCGCTCCTCCTCCGGCAGTTCCTCTCCCACGGCTGCGACGTGGTCCTCGGCGAATTCCTCGGCACAGTCGAAGAGTTCCGGCGGGGCGAAGTGACGCAGTTGCTCGACCGCGTCGGCCAGGGCGTGCACCCTGATGGCGAGACGTACGTCGATCGGCATGGACCAGTCGATGAGCTTGCTGCCGCCGGGGAGAGAGGCCAGGGCGCTGCGGCTGTGAAGGCTGCGCTCGAAGGCAACGTCGGGAAACGCCTCGGTGAGGTCGCGGTGGAGTGGCTTGAGCTCCTTGAGCAGGCGAGAGTTAGCCCACCGGCGGGTAGCTGCGTTGCTGGTCGGGATGCTGGATCCGGCCGCGAAGGTTACGAACATGAGCAATTGGATTCCGGCTGTGATGTGCCCGATGGCATCTCCGTAGGGGCGCAAGGCGGGGAAGAGTACTGCGCCCCATACATAGATCGTGCGGATGATGATGTACGTCGAGCCCAGCGCCATCGAGATGGCCAGCGCGGTAAGGCCGATTCGAAGCGGCCGGGATGACGACA
This window contains:
- a CDS encoding MAB_1171c family putative transporter, which encodes MPTGFFDYFAAMLITGVALWRAPALRWGDKERWALCGCYASYAAALWPKTPVVQDWLSRIPITDLVILLGHYAGTSAVVFIITYVAAGYGPPDGPEPRPVVITRRLARFAPAIGVIFALTLTVVFFVVVDRSQPSTDFVAERGGQTGVALYMTIFYILLWTSNLVCGYQWRRAARLSSSRPLRIGLTALAISMALGSTYIIIRTIYVWGAVLFPALRPYGDAIGHITAGIQLLMFVTFAAGSSIPTSNAATRRWANSRLLKELKPLHRDLTEAFPDVAFERSLHSRSALASLPGGSKLIDWSMPIDVRLAIRVHALADAVEQLRHFAPPELFDCAEEFAEDHVAAVGEELPEEERPNPQAVAEAVYIRAALAAFALGKYRVTPSAPLPRKPHVSAEAEARWWRQVQSQYVAITSKEAFEVLLTAAVEA